The nucleotide sequence CGGAGGTGCTGCCCGGCGTCTACGGCAGCCATCCCGATTTCGAAAGGATCGACTGGACCACGGCCGAGTGGTTCGACTCGGGCAAGCCCTTCGTGCCCGACGCCGCGAAGTCGCTGGCCGACAACGGCCTGGTCCACAAGTCGGCGATCCGTTTCCGCACGCCGGGCCTGCGCGGCATCGAGGGCTCGTGCAGCTGAGGCCGCACACCGTGCAAGGAGCGATGCCATGAGCTTCCAGATCATGATCGAGCCGCTGGGCCAGGGCGTGGCGGCGCGCGACGGCCAGACGGTGCTCGATGCCTGCCTGCGCGCGGGTGTGTGGCTGCCGCACGCCTGCGGCCACGGGG is from Variovorax paradoxus and encodes:
- a CDS encoding phenol hydroxylase subunit P4, whose product is MSVIALAPGYTGTVADAEERFHGNRLLYIGWEDHLLFCSPVCLPLPAAMPFGALLSEVLPGVYGSHPDFERIDWTTAEWFDSGKPFVPDAAKSLADNGLVHKSAIRFRTPGLRGIEGSCS